The DNA region TACATGAACAAAAGTCTGTGGAATAACTTAACAGTCAgatttgtatttgttgttgGATTACCAATACCAAATGagacaaatatttatcattttgatgGTGTAAATATTCAGTTGAATGGGAAATCATGGTCGGAATCGAGAAAACGTGAATTTTCTCGATGGTCGGTAATAAAAGAGTTGAGAAATGAAAGCAGATTTTATGGTGACATGTTGGTTGGTGGTTTCTTTGATACTTACTTCAATTTAACTACGAAAATGATGTTATCTTTTCGTTGGGCGTGTACCTTCTGTAAGAATATAACgccattatttttatttattgacgATGATTATGTACTTCATCCGAACAATACAATGAAACTCGTAAAGTCAATTAAAATATCAGATATGAAGTCATATGTCGGTGGTCCAATTCATGCAACATCAGTTGTATCGCGACCAGAAAATAAAAGTTACAACTCAAAGTGGGATGTTTCACCTCATGAATATCCATGGAGTTATTATCCTCCATACTTTTATGGTATTGGCTATATGATTGGAGCTGACGTTGTATGTGATGCTTCTGTTACAATGTCATTTACACAAAATCTTCGTATTGATGATGCATACCTTGGGATTGTTTTGGCGAGACTGAACAAGAAGCTCAATCAACTTAAAGGGTTCAGAGTATACACTGATACAAATTTCGAAGCATCAGGAGCAGTTATTATACAAAAATCAAGCGCTGGTTTACTGTTTGCTTAAACCACAATAATAAATTAGTCTTTCTTTCTGTAAATGTTCAGTTATAAATAATCTTATATTAGTCATCtgaataaatgtatattatagACATGCAAATGCTGTCTGGCTAACAAGAACTAATTTTAATAGTCAGTTCATAATTTTATCGACTATTGAGAAGATCATAAAAGCGTATCATACAAACcaatttatacattttatgaCCATGAACTATTTTTGTATTCAATATTTCCTATGTCACTGAGTTACTTTATTAAACAAAGAAATAAGaattatgaatcaattatcCTAATTTCTGGTTCAAGTTCATGTTAAAATTTGTGTCAAGAATTCAAATTTCTCCATTAATCATCAAATGTTCACAACCTATGCATAATAATCAACAAACTGTCATCATCACATGGTGCTTATCATAACTGAAACAAATGATGAGCTAAGATGATAGCTTAATTAAACTCTTATTAATTTGCAATTAGTTCTTCAAATTAGAAGTCATATTATGTCAGATCTAAATCTTACTAGTGCACTATAGCAGAAGTCACTTAATCAGCAACAAATGATAGAATATTTAAGTAACAAATCCCGCATACCATATCAGATAGTTCTCACAGTAAATCTACACAGAATGataaattaaatgtaaaaaaaaccAACAACTGTTATCATGGAGATGGATCAAAAGTTAATCAATTGTATGTGTGATAAAAGTAATAATGATTTAAACTGATTCGTATATAGATTCTTACATTAATTATCTGAATAAACAAAAACCTAAACGTAATACAtgcaatttttattcatttctatattttgaatgtttattttttttatcatcaTTGTAGTAATTTGTATTTGGATTAATTTTTCACAGGTTTGTCGAATCTTTGTACCGATTTGTTTTTAATGAAGCCTATTTTGTGCAAGGATGCTGGTAGAATGAGACATTGAATTATTTTTGTGCTATGAATAACTTACCCGAGACTTTTTTCACCTACTAAATCTTcagatattcatttatttactggtgactattattttcatttgtaaaatttgCATCTTATTTTTagcatcagatctcttcaagcAATCCATCGTCCATTTTAAGTTACTGCTTGAGTATTTCTCGGTGCCTCATTTTGTTCCCTAAAGTTTATGACCATTTTCAGAGACCctgtatatatttatacaagTTCACTATTTGCTGATATCAGTCTTCTTTAGTCTCTATTAAATAAATCTTCACCCCAAGATTTGTATCTTGTGATGGCCATGCTTAAAATTTAAATGGGAAATATGATATCCAGGTATCGAAATTAAAACTACTAGTTATAGCTGTCAGATCAAGACTCATCTATCTGAAACCGATGAAGATTCAGGAAAATGTTTAACAAAGAAAGAGATTATTTGGGCAGATTGAAGAAGTAACTGAAAAACAGGTAATAACATTGTTGGTATAATTGTTCAGTAGAGttcatttactcaaaattcatttaatataCTTATGATAGCGACAATGtgactgaatgtaaataaaattgCCTAATAACTTGGAACATTTTGCAATTAATACTATTTCTCATTTCCCTGAACAGTAAAGTGGTCAATTTACTTTCACAGTCGTTATCTGAGATAGTCATTGAGAATATCAATGGAAATTTCAATTTTGTTGATCGTTCTTCAAGATATAGGCCTTCATGCCACTCGTCAACAAagtgtacctataatcttgagggaagtGATGCTCCATGACAGACCGTGAGGCTGGGTGACACAGGATCTAATCCGTTAGGGagtaccagttccctcaagattacatgtacatcttgctgacgaataccaagtagcatgaaactcgggtccagggtttcctgttgaccacctccaaccaccatttaatctcaacatagtgcacgcaaaggcgagtcacctaaactagtggccacattgcaacttggtcgataggattcgatctgaaCTAAGAAGGACTCGAcacacatgaagttgatcaccacccagtgatcaatcaattgtcaagACAGGTGATTTCATACAAAAGGACTGTATTCTGTTTGACGTTAACCAGATGATGATAATTAATTTGATAATCAAAAGAAAGTCACACAGAAAGCCGATCTATGCTAATCACTTTGCAAGTAACGGTGTCCATTTTTGAGATTTACTCTGTGACGAAATTAACGTAAATTAGTCACAATATAAGCTAATCAATTCTAAATGAAAGTACTTCAAACAAAAATTACAATAGAAACTGAATTGAGATACTGGAAGGATTATATTCAAATAGGGAATTTCGAAGATCGTATCATGACTGGAGGTGTCTGAAATCTTATACTGATACACAACGTGCTAAACGCCAACCCCCTAACTGACTACTTGGATGAGATTACAAAAATGAGCGAAAAAGTATATTGGACTGGCAAACAAAATATACGAATACTCATTTATATACTACAACTctgagatagtggagaagatatTCATCTTAGGTGgattattttgatgaagttttgttctccaAGCTgcatggtttggtcgtggagctttcatcgttcttctgaaagaCATTATCATTACatacttcaggtagaagtgaagtgttcgaatttctccacatatggctcACAGACCGCGATCttaattggttattgttgacctttaacctgtcattgtttactatttcattttggttgtatctcccattgattTGACTTTTTGTCCTATATTTGTCGATagtttttctgattggttgataaattggatctaTTTCAATGTGTTTATTGGTTGCTAATTGGTCTGAGTGTCAAGCttttaaaaattctctggtgtttttaaaATTGCCTCTATCCACGATCTGAACATTCTGTGGACACACATTCGACTGGAATTCTAACACTtcatttctacctgaagtttgcacaaaaaacaaaactccatcaaaaacacaCAACTCCACCCCTTAGGAGATCAATCCACCTCTTAGCTAATGAAATGCACTCCTCCTTCAGGTCACTTCTGATTGCAATCGATTGACCTTCTCATTAGGCTACTTCTGATTGTTTTACCATATCAGATTGTACAATGCTAAACCTTCCCCCCTTTATGACATTATCATGAATTAATAAAATGCCGGCTCATCGGTCTAGAGCTTAAGAGTTCATGCTTGAAAATAAATGTCCTGGGTTCTATCCCTGTGTACATTGTTGTCAATACGCGCTGCTAAAGAGTCTGAAATTAACCTCCGTAGATgcatgattaaaatgttttctttaaaatagGACAGtgtatataataatttattctgacCCTTCAAAACATGCATATGAACAGATAATGTTATGGTCCTTTTCATTTCTGTATAAAACTGAACAGTTTCCAAAGCACGTTTTAAACTTTGTTAGCTTTAACATATATTGTTAGATTTAATATTAGCGATCTATCaaatacaatcttcacaaagAAAGCTGTAAATTAACATCTATGCTACGGTACAGACTAGTCAAATCATTGAGTTCTCGAACATGAGTATAGCATTATCAGTGAATATTATTCACACTTATTACATGGTATGTTCAAACTGAAAAACATTTGTGGAGCAAGTATGAAAAGTGAAGATGAATGCACATGAACTTTTACTATCAATATAATATCATATATAGATTCAATAAAATTGATAGAAACAATTAACTAAAACTGGGAAACATGTTTTTAggattattttaataatgaataacattgtGTGATGTCACCTAAGTCtgattatatttttaaagaGTTCCTCATAGTAGTTAATCTACTATTAACTACTATTAGTTAATAATCAGAATTCGTTTATTAACCTGTACAATGAAAGATCTAACACTCATTTGAAACATGAAAACAGAAGTATTAAAAGGTGCTCACTTGTCAAATATCTTTGTCCTAATAACACTTTAACGATTATTTATCGATAAAGATGACTAATAACATCAATACTTCGTTCATGATCGCTTCTAACCTTGATGTAAAGACTAATTTAATAAAAACTTATTGGCTGCATAACTATTATGTCTATTTCTATACTATGTTCATATGAGTATGCGAAGATAGAATGAtattttttctagaaaaaaattTCCAATAGTTTAAATGTTGTATATTTTCTGTTCAACATCAACTTATGCGCAAACGTATTTGAATGGTTAATAAATGATACAGTGCAACGTCTTTCACAGCAGAATTTGGTATTACAATATTCGAAACGAATCCATGGATTCAAAAAGGAGTTTTAGATCTATCACAGCCTTGAGAATTTAATTTTGTGAAccctttcattttattttgactGAGTTAGTCATTGTTAAATGGAATTGGAAATACATATACTTCTATGGTACGAATTTAAAATCCATCACAATTTTAACACCGTGTAAATAATTTGAGCATTTTTCCAATTATAACTTCTCAGTGTTCACAGTGTTAGACAAAGTGTTAATCATCCTAAACGTTATATGCCTTGTAACAGTCATCTAAAGACTCTGTCTACAGAAACATTCATAGATTGTTGTTGAAAACACTCTCAATCCCTATATTTCATAAAAACTACCATGGTTTCTTTCACTTTATTCGATATATTTCACATTAATTTGGTTGAATGAGAAAACAGCTGATGATAATACGTGACATAACTGACATATAGTGATGACGTGGAATTAAACTAAAGGTTATAACCCATATGTAAAAACATTTTGAGTTCTGCTAGGTAATAGCAAATAAATCTATAAAATATtgaagttaaaataaaaatcctttccATTGAACAAATGAAAAACATGTCCTGTGCACATGTTAGTTTTAAGTAAGTTCGATTTTATTTTATGCTCACTAACTATACATTATTACGACTGTCAAATATTAATGTGAGAGTACGCATAAAAACTAACAGCAGATAGGTCGAATACATTTAGCGAAATCGATTACCGTAATAAAAACACGTGTAGAGTAGTGTATAACAATTAGAAAACGGGTGTTAACAACATTCAAATCGCAATAATTCCTGATGACTATGACAAGATATAAACTTTGTGGAATATATTTTTCTAAGAAATTGACTACAGTTTTCATATTGACTGTGTTGTTCTTTCAAATACCATCAATTATTCTGTATCATAATTACACAACCAACAATTCAGTGGGAGAGGGATTTTTCAGTAGTGATGTTTTGTTTCACATGAAAATGTTGAGCATATGTACGAAGTCGGAGCAAAAGTGGCTTCAATGTGTTGATCAATTGAATGATTTGAGAATAACAAATTATGTAAGATTGTCTGGATTCCAACCATCAGTTCGTCTGTTTCAAACACCGTTAAACTACGGACTTCTCGATATACAAATTCCATTTACAATAAATAGTGAGAATCATATGAATGATATGTTGAATGAACGTTATGTTTTGTCGAATAGTAGTGATGTAATTCCAATGTCTAACGTGAAGTCAAGTGTGAAAATGAGAAAGAGCAATGTGCATCATCCGAAGTATTTCAATGTGAAAGAAGCACTTCATGCTATTGAAGTAGGGTTATCTGATGACGCAGTAAG from Schistosoma haematobium chromosome ZW, whole genome shotgun sequence includes:
- a CDS encoding hypothetical protein (EggNog:ENOG410VZ8J~COG:G), which produces MRTSILIPSIKLIKYWKIILIIIGLLFNIYLYIHILNKHDSIIYTNKSSTLCINDIFTQIVKSQNSWLAFINALNNLHVNNSNQLGTTQISTELFQFTYFSLPIFNETIELLNFKNQLKILSESMNTTYQFNEIYTETISNKSVSYVKDDKSVGGRHYPKYFNMTEYLNAMSNGFPPNEVPINNEHLFVLETPRSACDPCHEKQKLNLVVLIKSCTYCYEQRSYARKTYMNKSLWNNLTVRFVFVVGLPIPNETNIYHFDGVNIQLNGKSWSESRKREFSRWSVIKELRNESRFYGDMLVGGFFDTYFNLTTKMMLSFRWACTFCKNITPLFLFIDDDYVLHPNNTMKLVKSIKISDMKSYVGGPIHATSVVSRPENKSYNSKWDVSPHEYPWSYYPPYFYGIGYMIGADVVCDASVTMSFTQNLRIDDAYLGIVLARLNKKLNQLKGFRVYTDTNFEASGAVIIQKSSAGLLFA